Proteins encoded by one window of Pseudomonas sp. LS44:
- a CDS encoding DUF4124 domain-containing protein gives MLKLASLRVVLLLGSLLPFAAQATELYRYVNDKGVTVLDRQGVPPQYIGGGYEVLNDQGRVVKVVPPAPSREEMQRQLAEKARASSDAQLLRLYSTLDDVDRAKGRKLAELDGVIGVARGNLQSLRTQQASLQSQAADQERAGRQVPEHLVAQIGNLKAEQVHAEQDIKRYENARKQAEASFGADRARLAKLLGVQP, from the coding sequence ATGCTCAAGCTGGCTTCGCTGCGCGTCGTGCTGTTGCTGGGTTCGTTATTGCCATTCGCCGCCCAAGCGACCGAGTTGTATCGCTACGTCAACGATAAAGGCGTGACTGTGCTTGATCGTCAGGGTGTGCCGCCGCAGTACATCGGCGGGGGTTATGAGGTCCTCAACGATCAGGGCCGAGTCGTCAAAGTCGTACCGCCGGCGCCAAGCCGCGAAGAGATGCAGCGGCAACTGGCCGAAAAGGCTAGGGCCAGTTCGGATGCGCAGTTGCTACGGCTGTATAGCACGCTGGACGATGTCGATCGGGCCAAGGGCCGCAAGCTCGCCGAGCTGGATGGGGTGATCGGCGTGGCCCGCGGCAATCTGCAGTCGCTGCGCACCCAGCAAGCCAGCCTGCAGAGCCAGGCCGCCGATCAGGAGCGCGCCGGGCGCCAAGTGCCCGAGCATCTGGTCGCACAAATTGGCAACCTGAAGGCGGAGCAGGTGCACGCCGAGCAGGACATCAAACGCTATGAAAACGCGCGCAAACAGGCGGAAGCCAGTTTTGGCGCCGACCGTGCGCGGCTGGCCAAGCTGCTCGGCGTTCAACCGTAA
- the pyrE gene encoding orotate phosphoribosyltransferase, with product MQAYQRDFIRFAIERGVLRFGQFTLKSGRTSPYFFNAGLFNSGAALARLGQFYAAAVVDSGIDFDVLFGPAYKGIPLAASTAVALADKHGRDLPWCFNRKEAKAHGEGGTLVGAPLQGRVLIVDDVITAGTAIREVMQIIQDQGAQAAGVLIALNRQERGQGELSAIQEVERDFKMPVVSIVSLEQVLEYLAGDAALNEYLPAVQAYRDQYGI from the coding sequence ATGCAAGCGTACCAGCGCGATTTCATCCGATTTGCCATCGAACGCGGAGTCCTGCGTTTCGGTCAGTTCACCCTCAAGTCCGGACGCACCAGTCCCTATTTTTTCAATGCCGGGTTGTTCAATAGCGGCGCCGCTCTGGCGCGGCTGGGGCAGTTCTATGCCGCGGCAGTAGTCGACAGCGGGATCGATTTCGATGTGTTGTTCGGGCCGGCCTATAAAGGCATTCCGTTAGCGGCGAGCACTGCCGTGGCGTTGGCCGACAAGCATGGTCGCGACCTGCCATGGTGCTTCAATCGTAAGGAAGCCAAGGCTCATGGCGAAGGTGGCACGCTGGTCGGCGCGCCGCTGCAAGGTCGGGTGCTGATCGTCGACGATGTGATCACCGCCGGCACGGCGATCCGCGAGGTCATGCAAATCATTCAAGACCAGGGTGCGCAAGCCGCTGGTGTGCTGATCGCCTTGAACCGCCAGGAGCGCGGCCAAGGCGAGCTGTCGGCCATCCAGGAAGTCGAGCGTGATTTCAAAATGCCAGTAGTGAGTATTGTGTCGCTCGAACAAGTACTGGAATATCTCGCGGGGGATGCTGCACTGAACGAATATCTACCCGCGGTGCAGGCCTATCGCGATCAGTACGGGATATAA
- a CDS encoding exodeoxyribonuclease III gives MRIISVNVNGIQAAVERGLLSWLQAQNADVICLQDTRASAFELDDPALQLDGYFLYACEAEVPDQGGVALYSRLQPKAVISGLGFESADRYGRYLQADFDKVSIASVLLPSGQNGDESLNHKFKFMDDFTHYLDKQRRKRREYIYSGSLYVAHQKMDVKNWRDCQQSPGFLAPERAWLDEVVGTMGYVDALREINREGEQFSWWPDNEQAELLNLGWRFDYQLLTPGLRRFVRGARLPRQPRFSQHAPLIVDYDWTLTV, from the coding sequence ATGCGGATCATTAGTGTCAACGTGAATGGTATTCAAGCTGCCGTCGAGCGAGGACTTCTCAGCTGGCTGCAAGCCCAGAATGCCGACGTCATCTGCCTGCAAGACACCCGCGCATCCGCCTTTGAACTGGACGACCCAGCCCTCCAGCTGGATGGTTATTTTCTGTACGCCTGCGAAGCGGAAGTGCCCGACCAAGGGGGCGTGGCGCTCTATTCGCGCCTGCAGCCCAAAGCGGTGATCAGCGGACTGGGTTTCGAGAGTGCCGATCGCTATGGGCGTTATCTGCAGGCCGACTTCGACAAGGTCAGCATTGCCAGCGTGCTGCTGCCTTCCGGACAGAACGGCGACGAGAGCTTGAATCATAAATTCAAGTTCATGGACGACTTCACTCATTATCTGGATAAGCAGCGGCGCAAGCGCCGTGAGTACATCTACAGCGGTTCGCTGTATGTGGCGCACCAGAAGATGGATGTGAAGAACTGGCGCGATTGCCAACAGTCACCGGGCTTCCTGGCGCCTGAGCGTGCCTGGCTGGACGAAGTGGTCGGGACCATGGGCTACGTCGATGCGCTGCGTGAAATCAACCGCGAAGGCGAGCAATTCAGCTGGTGGCCGGACAACGAACAGGCCGAATTGCTCAATCTCGGCTGGCGTTTCGACTATCAACTACTGACTCCGGGCCTGCGCCGCTTCGTACGCGGAGCGCGCCTGCCGCGTCAGCCACGCTTCTCCCAGCATGCGCCGCTGATTGTCGACTACGACTGGACGCTGACGGTCTGA
- a CDS encoding DUF4870 domain-containing protein, giving the protein MTDNQMPLPTPSQPARQWAMLCHFAAFLGLLVPFGNLFGPLILWQIKKDADPFIDAQGKEALNFQITVSIAALVCILLMLVVIGFVLLGVLGVGALVLTIIGGVKANEGQDYRYPFCWRLLK; this is encoded by the coding sequence ATGACCGATAACCAGATGCCGCTGCCAACGCCCAGTCAGCCCGCGCGTCAGTGGGCGATGCTGTGCCACTTCGCGGCTTTTTTGGGCCTGCTGGTGCCGTTCGGCAATCTGTTCGGTCCGCTGATTCTCTGGCAGATCAAAAAAGACGCCGATCCGTTCATCGATGCTCAGGGCAAGGAAGCGCTGAACTTCCAGATCACCGTCAGCATCGCTGCTTTGGTGTGCATTCTGCTGATGCTGGTGGTGATCGGCTTCGTGCTGCTCGGCGTGCTGGGCGTGGGTGCCCTGGTGCTGACCATCATTGGCGGGGTGAAGGCCAACGAGGGTCAGGATTATCGTTACCCGTTCTGCTGGCGCTTGCTCAAGTAA
- the rph gene encoding ribonuclease PH has protein sequence MKRPSGRAADQLRPISITRNYTKHAEGSVLVEFGDTKVICTVSVENGVPRFLKGQGQGWLTAEYGMLPRATGERNQREASRGKQGGRTLEIQRLIGRSLRAALDMSKLGEITLYVDCDVIQADGGTRTASITGAMVALVDALRVVKKRGGLKGGDPLKQMIAAVSVGMYQGEPVLDLDYLEDSAAETDLNVVMTDAGGFIEVQGTAEGAPFQPADLNAMLALAQKGLIELVELQNTALAD, from the coding sequence ATGAAACGTCCAAGTGGCCGCGCCGCTGATCAGCTGCGCCCGATCTCTATCACCCGCAACTACACCAAGCACGCCGAGGGTTCGGTGTTGGTCGAGTTCGGCGATACCAAAGTGATCTGCACGGTCAGCGTCGAAAACGGCGTGCCGCGTTTTCTCAAGGGCCAAGGCCAGGGTTGGTTGACTGCCGAGTACGGCATGTTGCCGCGTGCTACCGGCGAGCGTAACCAGCGCGAGGCCAGCCGTGGCAAGCAAGGCGGGCGCACCTTGGAAATCCAGCGTTTGATCGGTCGTTCGCTACGTGCCGCCCTGGATATGTCCAAGCTTGGCGAAATCACCTTGTATGTCGACTGCGACGTGATCCAGGCCGACGGTGGTACCCGTACCGCCTCGATCACCGGGGCAATGGTGGCGCTGGTCGATGCGCTGCGTGTGGTCAAAAAGCGTGGCGGCCTGAAAGGTGGCGACCCGCTCAAGCAGATGATCGCCGCGGTATCGGTAGGCATGTACCAGGGTGAGCCGGTGCTGGATCTGGATTATCTGGAAGACTCCGCCGCCGAAACCGATCTCAACGTGGTGATGACCGATGCCGGTGGTTTCATCGAAGTCCAGGGCACTGCCGAAGGCGCGCCATTCCAGCCCGCCGACTTGAATGCCATGCTCGCCTTGGCGCAGAAGGGCCTGATCGAGCTGGTCGAACTGCAGAACACCGCCCTCGCCGATTGA
- a CDS encoding YicC/YloC family endoribonuclease yields MVHSMTAFARVERAGNHGTLSWELRSVNHRYLEPHLRLPDAFRDLEGAVREALRQGLSRGKVECTLRFAEDSAGQALQVDRERAAQIVAAAESVAALIKQPAALNPLEVLAWPGVLVADSADPQALNKAALELFVQALDELKAGRAREGAELAKLLSERLDSIGAEVANLRVLVPQMLAGQRQKILDRFTEMKAELDPQRLEQELVLLAQKSDVAEELDRLSTHVSEVRRVLKAGGAAGRRLDFLMQELNREANTLGSKAFDPRSTQAAVNLKVLIEQMREQVQNIE; encoded by the coding sequence ATGGTGCACAGCATGACGGCCTTCGCCCGCGTCGAGCGGGCTGGTAACCACGGCACCCTGAGCTGGGAACTGCGCTCGGTTAACCACCGCTATCTGGAGCCGCACCTGCGCCTGCCGGATGCCTTCCGTGATCTCGAGGGCGCGGTGCGCGAAGCGCTGCGCCAAGGCCTCTCGCGCGGCAAAGTGGAGTGCACCTTGCGTTTTGCCGAGGACAGCGCCGGCCAGGCGCTGCAAGTCGATCGCGAGCGCGCCGCGCAGATCGTCGCCGCCGCCGAGAGTGTCGCCGCCCTGATCAAGCAGCCCGCCGCCCTCAATCCCCTGGAAGTGCTGGCCTGGCCGGGCGTATTGGTGGCCGACTCCGCCGACCCGCAGGCGCTGAATAAAGCCGCCTTGGAACTCTTCGTACAGGCGCTCGACGAGCTGAAGGCCGGGCGCGCCCGCGAAGGCGCGGAATTGGCCAAACTACTCAGCGAGCGCCTGGATAGCATTGGCGCCGAAGTCGCCAATCTACGCGTCCTGGTGCCACAGATGCTCGCCGGTCAGCGGCAGAAGATTCTGGATCGCTTCACCGAGATGAAGGCTGAGCTGGATCCGCAACGCCTGGAACAAGAGCTCGTGTTGCTGGCACAGAAAAGCGACGTCGCCGAAGAGCTGGACCGCCTCAGCACCCACGTCAGCGAGGTGCGCCGGGTGCTCAAAGCCGGCGGCGCTGCAGGCCGGCGCCTGGACTTCCTGATGCAGGAACTCAATCGCGAAGCCAACACCCTCGGCTCGAAAGCCTTCGACCCACGCAGCACTCAGGCCGCGGTCAACCTCAAGGTGCTGATCGAACAAATGCGCGAACAAGTCCAGAACATCGAGTAA
- the gmk gene encoding guanylate kinase, giving the protein MNAPTGTLYIISAPSGAGKTSLVKALIDTVAQIRVSVSHTTRAMRPGEADGVNYHFVDHAAFLGMLERGEFLEHAEVFGNLYGTSQRWLEQTLGEGYDLILEIDWQGAQQVRKLMPQSKSIFILPPTQEALRHRLTNRGQDSSDVIERRMREAVSEMSHYVEYDYVVINDDFAHALTDLKAIFRANQLHQSSQQQRHAGLLSELLA; this is encoded by the coding sequence ATGAACGCCCCCACCGGCACGCTGTACATCATTTCCGCCCCTTCCGGCGCGGGCAAGACCAGCCTGGTCAAAGCCCTGATCGATACCGTTGCGCAAATCCGCGTCTCCGTTTCGCACACCACGCGCGCCATGCGCCCGGGTGAGGCGGACGGGGTCAACTACCACTTTGTCGACCATGCGGCCTTCCTCGGCATGCTCGAGCGCGGCGAGTTCCTTGAGCATGCGGAAGTCTTCGGCAATCTCTACGGCACCTCGCAGCGCTGGCTGGAGCAAACCCTCGGCGAAGGCTACGACCTGATTCTGGAGATCGACTGGCAAGGCGCCCAACAGGTGCGCAAGCTGATGCCGCAGTCGAAATCGATTTTCATCCTGCCGCCGACTCAGGAGGCGCTACGTCATCGCCTGACCAACCGCGGCCAGGACAGCAGCGACGTGATCGAGCGGCGGATGCGTGAAGCGGTCAGCGAGATGAGCCATTACGTCGAGTACGACTACGTGGTGATCAATGACGACTTCGCCCACGCGCTGACCGACTTGAAGGCGATTTTCCGCGCCAACCAACTGCATCAAAGTAGTCAGCAACAGCGCCACGCCGGCTTGCTGAGCGAGCTGCTGGCCTAA
- the rpoZ gene encoding DNA-directed RNA polymerase subunit omega → MARVTVEDCLDNVDNRFELVMLATKRSRQLATGGKEPKVAWENDKPTVVALREIAAGLVDYDVIAQDEIVDDEPLFGNFEEEANEAL, encoded by the coding sequence ATGGCCCGCGTTACCGTTGAAGACTGCCTGGACAACGTCGATAACCGCTTCGAGCTGGTCATGCTCGCCACCAAGCGTTCCCGTCAACTGGCCACCGGCGGCAAAGAGCCCAAGGTAGCTTGGGAAAACGACAAACCAACCGTCGTCGCCCTGCGTGAAATCGCGGCCGGCCTGGTTGATTACGATGTCATCGCCCAAGACGAAATCGTCGATGACGAACCGCTGTTCGGTAATTTCGAGGAAGAGGCCAACGAGGCCCTGTAA
- the spoT gene encoding bifunctional GTP diphosphokinase/guanosine-3',5'-bis pyrophosphate 3'-pyrophosphohydrolase, producing the protein MPNIDALADQLSTYLGNDQVNLVRRAYFYAEQAHDGQRRRSGEAYVTHPLAVANILADMHMDHQSLMAAMLHDVIEDTGIAKEALSAQFGETVAELVDGVSKLTQMDFQTKAEAQAENFQKMAMAMARDIRVILVKLADRLHNMRTLDAMPHEKSRRIAKETLEIYAPIANRLGMHSMRVEFEDLGFKAMHPMRSARIRAAVRGARGNRKEIVNKIEESLTHCLTREGMSGEVIGREKHLYSIYKKMRGKRRAFNEIMDVYAFRIIVDKVDTCYRVLGAVHNLYKPLPGRFKDYIAIPKANGYQSLHTTLFGMHGVPIEIQIRTREMEEMANHGIAAHWLYKSSEDDAQKGNHARARQWVKGILELQQRAGNSLEFIESVKIDLFPDEVYVFTPKGRIMELPKGSTAVDFAYAVHTDVGNSCIACRINRRLAPLSQALESGSTVEIVTAPGARPNPAWLNFVVTGKARTHIRHALKQQRRSESIALGERLLNKVLTGFSSHLEKIPAARVKLVLGEYHLEVIEDLLEDIGLGNRMAYVVARRLLADSGEQLPDSQGPLAIRGTEGLVMSYAKCCTPIPGDPIVGHLSAGKGMVVHLDTCKNISEIRHSPEKCIQLSWAKDVTGEFNVELRVELEHQRGLIALLASSVNAADGNIEKISMDERDGRISVVQLVVSVHDRVHLARVIKKLRGLIGVIRIARARA; encoded by the coding sequence ATGCCGAACATAGACGCCCTCGCCGATCAACTTTCGACCTACCTCGGCAATGACCAGGTCAATCTGGTCCGCCGCGCGTACTTCTACGCCGAACAAGCCCACGACGGCCAACGCCGTCGTAGCGGCGAAGCCTACGTCACCCATCCGCTGGCCGTTGCCAATATCCTCGCCGACATGCACATGGACCATCAGAGCCTGATGGCCGCGATGCTGCATGACGTCATCGAGGACACCGGCATCGCCAAGGAAGCCCTCAGCGCGCAGTTCGGCGAGACCGTCGCCGAGCTGGTCGACGGAGTCAGCAAGCTGACCCAGATGGACTTCCAGACCAAGGCCGAGGCGCAGGCCGAGAACTTCCAGAAGATGGCCATGGCCATGGCCCGCGACATCCGCGTGATTCTGGTCAAGCTCGCCGACCGCCTGCACAACATGCGCACCCTCGATGCCATGCCGCACGAGAAGAGCCGACGGATCGCCAAGGAAACCCTGGAGATCTACGCGCCGATCGCCAACCGCCTGGGCATGCACAGCATGCGCGTGGAGTTCGAAGACCTCGGCTTCAAGGCCATGCACCCGATGCGCTCGGCGCGCATCCGTGCTGCGGTGCGTGGCGCGCGCGGCAACCGCAAGGAAATCGTCAACAAGATCGAGGAATCGCTGACCCACTGCCTGACCCGCGAAGGCATGAGCGGCGAGGTGATCGGCCGCGAGAAGCACCTCTACAGCATCTACAAGAAGATGCGCGGCAAGCGCCGGGCGTTCAACGAGATCATGGACGTCTACGCCTTCCGCATCATCGTCGACAAAGTCGACACCTGCTACCGCGTGCTCGGCGCCGTGCACAACCTGTACAAGCCGCTGCCCGGGCGCTTCAAGGACTACATCGCGATCCCCAAGGCCAACGGCTACCAGTCGCTGCACACCACCCTGTTCGGCATGCACGGCGTGCCCATCGAGATCCAGATCCGCACCCGCGAGATGGAAGAGATGGCCAACCACGGCATCGCCGCGCACTGGCTGTACAAGTCCAGCGAGGACGACGCGCAGAAGGGCAACCACGCGCGCGCCCGCCAGTGGGTCAAGGGCATCCTCGAGCTGCAGCAACGCGCCGGCAACTCGCTGGAATTCATCGAGAGCGTGAAGATCGACCTGTTCCCCGACGAGGTCTACGTGTTCACGCCCAAGGGCCGGATCATGGAGCTGCCGAAAGGCTCCACCGCGGTCGACTTCGCCTATGCGGTGCACACCGACGTCGGCAACTCGTGCATCGCCTGCCGCATCAATCGGCGCCTGGCGCCACTGTCACAGGCCCTGGAAAGCGGTTCGACGGTGGAAATCGTCACCGCGCCGGGCGCCCGGCCGAACCCGGCCTGGCTGAATTTCGTGGTCACCGGCAAGGCGCGCACGCATATCCGTCATGCCCTCAAGCAGCAGCGCCGTTCGGAGTCGATCGCCCTCGGTGAACGACTGCTGAACAAAGTCCTCACCGGCTTTAGCAGTCATCTGGAAAAAATTCCCGCCGCCCGGGTGAAACTGGTGCTCGGCGAATACCATCTGGAAGTCATCGAAGACCTGCTCGAAGACATCGGCCTGGGCAACCGCATGGCCTATGTAGTCGCCCGTCGACTACTGGCCGATAGCGGCGAGCAATTGCCGGACAGCCAAGGGCCGCTGGCGATTCGCGGTACCGAAGGCCTGGTGATGAGCTATGCCAAGTGCTGTACGCCGATTCCGGGTGATCCGATCGTCGGCCACCTGTCGGCCGGCAAAGGCATGGTCGTGCACCTGGACACCTGCAAGAACATCAGTGAGATCCGCCACAGCCCGGAAAAATGCATCCAGCTGTCCTGGGCCAAAGATGTCACCGGCGAATTCAATGTCGAGCTGCGCGTCGAACTGGAGCACCAGCGCGGCCTGATCGCGCTGCTCGCCAGCAGCGTCAACGCTGCCGACGGCAACATCGAAAAAATCAGCATGGACGAGCGCGACGGCCGCATCAGCGTGGTCCAGTTGGTGGTCAGCGTGCATGACCGCGTGCATCTGGCTCGGGTGATCAAGAAACTCCGCGGCCTGATCGGCGTCATCCGCATCGCCCGCGCTCGCGCCTAG
- a CDS encoding RidA family protein: MSKIVITSPKAPAAIGTYSQAIRAGNTVYLSGQIPLNPQTMELVEGFEAQTVQVFENLKAVIEASGGYMSNLVKLNIFLTDLSHFATVNDVMSRYFEQPYPARAAIGVAALPRGAQVEMDGILVLE, encoded by the coding sequence ATGAGCAAGATCGTCATCACCAGCCCCAAGGCCCCTGCGGCAATCGGCACCTATTCCCAGGCCATTCGCGCCGGCAACACTGTCTATCTGTCCGGACAAATCCCGCTGAATCCGCAGACCATGGAACTGGTGGAAGGCTTTGAAGCGCAGACCGTGCAGGTGTTCGAGAACCTCAAAGCGGTGATCGAGGCTTCCGGCGGCTACATGAGCAACTTGGTCAAGCTGAACATTTTCCTCACCGACCTCTCCCACTTCGCCACCGTCAACGACGTCATGAGCCGCTATTTCGAGCAGCCGTACCCGGCTCGTGCGGCCATCGGCGTGGCCGCTCTACCGCGCGGCGCACAGGTGGAAATGGACGGCATTCTGGTTCTCGAGTAA
- a CDS encoding SDR family oxidoreductase: MAKQPCVLIAGCGDVGGRLAVRLLNQGWTVHGLRREITALPAGVLPVTADLAEARCPDSWPAGPIDYLVYCAAASGHDEAGYRRAYVDGLAHVLAWLAEHGQRPQRLLFVSSSGVYGQQLGEWVDEGSPATAADFSAVIMREAEQLALDSGIPASVLRLTGIYGPGRNWLLNQVRQGYRVASEPPLYANRIHADDAAGLLAFLLSADARGVALQDIYLGVDDAPAPLHEVVAWLRAQLGVSEEAQAASIRRTGSKRCSNACARALGWAPSYPSYREGYAALLAEQ; the protein is encoded by the coding sequence ATGGCGAAACAACCCTGTGTGTTGATTGCCGGTTGCGGCGATGTCGGCGGCCGGCTAGCCGTACGGCTCTTGAATCAAGGCTGGACAGTGCACGGCCTGCGCCGCGAGATAACGGCGCTGCCGGCGGGTGTGTTGCCGGTGACCGCTGATCTGGCTGAAGCGCGCTGTCCAGATAGCTGGCCGGCTGGGCCTATCGACTACCTGGTGTATTGCGCGGCCGCCAGCGGCCACGACGAGGCCGGTTACCGGCGCGCGTATGTCGATGGCCTGGCGCATGTCCTCGCCTGGCTGGCTGAGCACGGGCAACGTCCGCAGCGCCTGCTGTTCGTCTCCAGCAGTGGCGTGTATGGCCAGCAGTTGGGCGAGTGGGTGGATGAAGGGTCGCCGGCGACGGCCGCTGACTTTTCCGCGGTGATCATGCGCGAAGCCGAGCAGCTGGCACTCGATAGCGGCATCCCAGCCAGCGTGCTGCGCCTGACCGGGATCTACGGGCCAGGGCGCAACTGGCTGCTCAATCAGGTGCGCCAGGGCTATCGCGTGGCCAGCGAGCCACCGCTGTATGCCAACCGCATCCACGCCGACGATGCCGCCGGCTTGTTGGCCTTCTTGTTGAGCGCCGATGCGCGCGGGGTGGCGTTGCAGGATATCTATCTCGGCGTGGACGATGCGCCGGCGCCGCTGCACGAGGTGGTCGCTTGGTTGCGCGCACAGCTCGGCGTCAGCGAAGAGGCGCAGGCGGCGAGTATCCGGCGCACGGGCAGTAAGCGCTGTAGCAATGCCTGCGCCCGCGCATTGGGCTGGGCGCCCAGTTATCCGAGCTACCGGGAAGGCTATGCGGCGCTGCTCGCGGAGCAGTGA
- the exbB gene encoding tonB-system energizer ExbB, whose translation MNSIQSIAQPLRLQRQSRLRSGVVAVLLSVFLTPLAFADEATSAIPATIPAVSATSAAPTEPATAPLASDPSTPDAAMAAAEQQEVVAAEQALAHDLSPWGMYQNADIVVKLVMIGLALASVATWTIWIGKGFELLRAKRRLYRELRTLKQARTLREAGESANEPGSLAHLLIQDALEEVKLSANTREKEGIKERVSFRLERLVAASGRNMSQGTGVLATIGSTAPFVGLFGTVWGIMNSFIGIAKSQTTNLAVVAPGIAEALLATALGLVAAIPAVVIYNVFARSITGYKAQVADASAQVLLLVSRDLDQLPAERGQSQPHVVKMG comes from the coding sequence ATGAACTCAATCCAATCCATCGCCCAGCCTCTCCGCCTTCAGCGCCAGTCGCGCCTTCGCAGCGGTGTCGTCGCGGTGCTGCTCAGCGTATTTCTGACCCCACTGGCGTTCGCTGACGAAGCCACCTCCGCCATCCCGGCCACCATCCCAGCCGTCAGCGCCACGAGTGCTGCGCCGACCGAGCCGGCGACCGCGCCCCTGGCCAGCGACCCGAGCACTCCCGACGCCGCCATGGCCGCCGCCGAGCAGCAGGAAGTGGTCGCCGCGGAACAGGCGCTGGCTCATGATCTGTCGCCCTGGGGCATGTACCAGAACGCCGACATCGTGGTGAAACTGGTGATGATCGGCCTGGCGCTCGCCTCGGTCGCGACCTGGACCATCTGGATCGGCAAAGGCTTCGAATTGCTGCGCGCCAAGCGCCGTCTGTACCGCGAACTGCGGACGCTGAAACAGGCCCGCACGCTCAGGGAAGCCGGCGAGAGCGCCAATGAGCCCGGCAGTCTGGCCCATCTGCTGATTCAAGATGCGCTCGAAGAAGTGAAGTTGTCCGCCAATACCCGCGAGAAAGAAGGCATCAAGGAACGCGTCAGCTTCCGCCTCGAACGCCTGGTCGCCGCCAGCGGTCGCAACATGAGTCAGGGTACCGGCGTGCTCGCCACCATCGGCTCGACCGCGCCCTTCGTCGGCCTGTTCGGTACCGTCTGGGGGATCATGAACAGCTTCATCGGCATCGCCAAATCGCAAACCACCAACCTGGCCGTCGTTGCCCCAGGCATCGCCGAAGCCTTGCTGGCAACCGCGCTAGGCCTGGTCGCGGCAATTCCGGCGGTAGTCATCTACAACGTCTTTGCCCGCTCCATCACCGGCTACAAGGCCCAGGTGGCAGATGCCTCGGCCCAGGTGCTGCTGCTGGTCAGCCGCGATCTCGACCAATTGCCGGCCGAGCGCGGACAGAGTCAGCCACACGTGGTGAAGATGGGGTAA
- the exbD gene encoding TonB system transport protein ExbD has protein sequence MGLHLNDGGDDLVESHEINVTPFIDVMLVLLIIFMVAAPLATVDIKVDLPASTAKPTPRPDKPIYLSIKDDSSLFLDNVQVDKAQLGSVLDKLTNADKEKTIFVRGDKEVNYANLMEAMDALRGAGYLKIGLVGLETVGQQ, from the coding sequence ATGGGACTGCATCTGAATGATGGGGGCGATGATCTCGTCGAATCCCACGAAATCAACGTCACGCCCTTTATCGACGTCATGTTGGTGCTGCTGATCATCTTCATGGTCGCCGCGCCACTCGCCACCGTCGACATCAAGGTCGATCTGCCGGCCTCCACCGCCAAACCGACGCCGCGCCCGGACAAACCGATCTACCTGAGCATCAAGGACGATAGCAGCCTGTTTCTCGATAATGTCCAGGTCGACAAAGCGCAGCTGGGCAGCGTGCTGGACAAGCTGACCAACGCCGACAAGGAGAAAACCATCTTCGTGCGCGGCGACAAGGAAGTGAACTACGCCAACCTGATGGAAGCCATGGATGCCCTGCGCGGCGCCGGTTATCTGAAAATTGGCCTGGTCGGGCTCGAGACGGTCGGCCAGCAATGA
- a CDS encoding energy transducer TonB → MSERLHKLSRYGVSLIVVLALHFGLALWALYWHPQAAPVELPPAAMLIELEPLPPAAPKPAPPPPPEVVEPEPQPKLIEAPKPKLALTPPKPKPKPKPPTPKPPKPVEPKPQPEQPPQDTPPAPAAETDSKPAAQQLAAVSAPSQAKVTWQSKLLAHLARYKRYPDDARRRGFEGTTRVRFSVDGNGNVLAVELAGTSGSASLDRATLAMIRRAQPLPKPPAELLDGNSLEVVAPFVYSLDRRR, encoded by the coding sequence ATGAGCGAACGTTTACACAAGCTGTCGCGCTATGGCGTCAGCCTGATAGTCGTGCTCGCCTTGCACTTCGGCCTGGCGCTGTGGGCGCTGTACTGGCACCCACAAGCCGCGCCCGTCGAGTTGCCGCCGGCGGCCATGCTCATCGAGCTGGAGCCGCTGCCGCCGGCTGCGCCCAAGCCCGCGCCACCTCCGCCACCGGAAGTGGTCGAGCCCGAACCGCAGCCCAAGCTGATCGAAGCGCCGAAGCCCAAGCTGGCCCTCACGCCGCCCAAACCCAAGCCGAAACCCAAGCCACCGACGCCCAAACCGCCGAAACCGGTCGAGCCCAAGCCGCAGCCGGAACAGCCACCGCAAGATACGCCGCCGGCCCCAGCCGCGGAAACCGACAGCAAGCCAGCAGCCCAGCAGTTGGCTGCGGTGAGCGCGCCCTCGCAAGCCAAGGTGACCTGGCAGAGCAAGCTGCTCGCCCACCTGGCTCGCTACAAGCGCTATCCCGACGATGCCCGCCGCCGCGGCTTCGAGGGCACTACGCGGGTGCGCTTCAGCGTCGATGGCAACGGCAATGTGCTGGCCGTCGAGTTGGCCGGCACCTCCGGCAGCGCGTCGCTGGATCGCGCTACCCTGGCAATGATTCGCCGCGCCCAGCCGCTGCCCAAGCCACCGGCCGAGCTGCTCGATGGTAATAGCCTGGAAGTCGTCGCGCCCTTCGTTTATTCGCTGGATCGACGCCGCTGA